Proteins encoded within one genomic window of Balaenoptera ricei isolate mBalRic1 chromosome 10, mBalRic1.hap2, whole genome shotgun sequence:
- the MBD6 gene encoding methyl-CpG-binding domain protein 6 isoform X2, whose product MNGGNESSGADRAGGPVATSVPIGWQRCVREGAVLYISPSGTELSSLEQTRSYLLSDGTCKCGLECPLNVPKVFNFDPLAPVTPGGAGVGPASEEDMTKLCNHRRKAVAMATLYRSMETTCSHSSPGEGTSPQMFHTVSPGPPSARPPCRVPPTTPLNGAPGSLPPEPPSVPQAFPPLAGPGGLFPQPRLPDPVPSGGSSSPCFLPRGNAPSPAPPPPPAISLNAPSYSWGAALRSSLVPPDLGSPPAPHASSSPPSDPPLFHCSDALTPPPLPPSNNLPGPPGPPGPATQPPVSSATMHLPLVLGPLGGAPTVEGPGAPPFLASSLLSAAAKAQHPPLPPPSTLQGQRPRAQAPSASHSSSSPRPSRPSQRRPRRPPTVLRLLEGGGPQTPRRSRPRAPAPAPQPFPLPEPSQPILPSVLSLLGLPTPGPPNSDGSFNLLGSDAHLPPPPTLSSGSPPQPRHPIPPSLPGTTSGSLSSVPGAPAPPAASKAPLVPSPVLQSPSEALGMGSGPACPLPPLAGGEAFPFPSPEQGLALSGAGFPGMLGTLPLPLSLGQPPPSPLLSHSLFGVLAGGGGQPPPEPMLPPPGGPGPPLAPGEPEGPSLLVASLLPPPPSDLLPPPSAPPSNLLASFLPLLALGPTAGDGEGSAEGAGGPSGETFSGLGDLPPLLFPPLSAPPTLIALNSALLAASLDPPSGAPPQPCVLSAPQPGPPTSSVTTATTDPGASSLGKAPSNSGRPPQLLSPLLSASLLGDLSSLTSSPGTLPSLLQPPGPLLSGQLGLQLLPVGGAPPPLSEASSPLACLLQSLQIPPEQPEAPCLPPESPTSALEPEPARPPLSALAPPHSSPDPPVPELLTGRGSGKRGRRGGGGLRGINGEARPGRGRKPGSRREPGRLALKWGARGGFNGQMERSPRRTHHWQHNGELAEGGAEPKDPSPSGPHSEDLKVPPGVVRKSRRGRRRKYNPTRNSNSSRQDITLDPSPTTRAAVPLPPRARPGRPAKNKRRKLAP is encoded by the exons ATGAATGGGGGCAATGAGAGCAGTGGAGCAGACAGAGCTGGGGGCCCTGTGGCCACATCTGTCCCCATCGGCTGGCAGCGCTGTGTTCGAGAGGGTGCTGTGCTCTATATCAG CCCAAGTGGCACAGAGCTGTCTTCCTTGGAGCAAACCCGGAGCTACCTCCTCAGCGATGGGACCTGCAAGTGCGGTCTGGAGTGTCCACTCAATGTCCCCAAG GTTTTCAACTTTGACCCTTTGGCCCCGGTGACcccgggtggggctggggtggggccagCATCAGAGGAGGACATGACCAAGCTGTGCAACCACCGGCGGAAAGCCGTTGCCATGGCAACTCTGTACCGCAGCATGGAGACCACCTGCTCACACTCTTCTCCTG GAGAGGGAACGAGCCCCCAAATGTTCCACACTGTGTCCCCAGGGCCTCCCTCTGCCCGCCCTCCCTGTCGAGTTCCTCCTACAACTCCGCTTAATGGGGCTCCTGGCTCCCTTCCCCCAGAACCACCTTCAGTTCCACAGGCTTTCCCCCCTCTAGCAGGCCCTGGGGGGCTCTTCCCACAGCCAAGGCTTCCTGACCCAGTCCCCTCtggaggcagcagcagccctTGTTTCCTGCCAAGGGGCAATGCTCCCTCTCCagctccacctcctccacctgctATCAGCCTCAATGCCCCCTCATATAGCTGGGGAGCTGCTCTCCGATCCAGCCTGGTGCCCCCTGACTTGGGCTCTCCTCCAGCCCCCCATGCCTCCTCCTCACCACCTTCTGACCCTCCTCTCTTCCACTGTAGTGATGCCTtaacaccccctcccctgcccccaagcaATAATCTCCCTGGTCCCCCTGGCCCCCCTGGTCCTGCCACTCAGCCACCAGTGTCTTCAGCCACTATGCACCTGCCCCTGGTCCTGGGGCCCCTAGGAGGGGCCCCCACGGTGGAGGGGCCCGGGGCACCCCCCTTCCTTGCTAGCAGCCTACTCTCTGCAGCGGCCAAGGCACAGCACCCCCCGCTCCCCCCTCCCAGCACTTTACAGGGCCAAAGGCCCCGTGCCCAGGCACCCTCAGCTTCCCACTCCTCATCATCGCCCCGTCCCTCCCGTCCCTCTCAGCGTCGTCCCCGCCGCCCCCCAACTGTACTGCGATTGCTAGAAGGGGGAGGCCCTCAAACCCCTAGACGGAGCCGCCCTCgggcccccgctcccgccccacaaccttttcctctccctgaGCCCTCCCAACCGATTCTCCCTTCTGTGCTGTCCCTGCTGGgactccccacccctggccctcCCAACTCTGATGGAAGCTTTAACCTTTTGGGGTCAGACGCacaccttcctcctcccccaaccctctcctCAGGgagccctccccagcccaggcaccCCATCCCGCCCTCCCTGCCTGGGACCACCAGTGGCAGCCTCAGCAGTGTGCCAG GTGCCCCTGCCCCACCAGCTGCCTCCAAAGCCCCCCTAGTCCCTAGCCCTGTGCTTCAAAGCCCATCCGAAGCGCTCGGGATGGGGTCGGGCCCAGCCTGCCCTCTGCCTCCCCTGGCTGGTGGGGAGGCTTTCCCGTTCCCCAGCCCCGAGCAGGGCCTGGCGCTGAGTGGAGCCGGCTTCCCGGGGATGCTAGGGACCTTGCCTCTCCCTCTGAGTCTGGGGCAACCTCCGCCTTCTCCATTGCTCAGCCACAGTTTATTTGGCGtgctggctgggggagggggacaacCTCCCCCTGAGCCCATGCTACCCCCACCAGGGGGGCCTGGCCCTCCCCTAGCCCCAGGCGAGCCCGAAGGGCCTTCGCTTTTGGTGGCTTCCCTGCTTCCACCACCCCCCTCAGACCTTCTTCCACCCCCTTCCGCACCCCCTAGCAACCTCCTtgcctccttcctgcccctgTTGGCCCTGGGCCCCACAGCTGGGGATGGAGAGGGATCTGCAGAGGGAGCCGGGGGTCCAAGTGGGGAGACATTTTCAGGTTTGGGAGACCTGCCCCCCTTGCTGTTCCCCCCCCTTTCAGCCCCCCCCACCCTCATAGCTTTAAATTCTGCGCTGCTGGCTGCCAGCCTGGATCCCCCGTCGGGGGCGCCCCCCCAG CCCTGTGTCCTGAGTGCCCCCCAACCTGGACCACCTACCTCCAGTGTCACCACGGCAACTACTGACCCGGGGGCCTCCTCTCTGGGCAAGGCCCCCTCCAACTCAGGGAGACCCCCCCAACTCCTTAGCCCTCTGCTGAGTGCCAGCCTGCTGG GTGACCTGTCTTCGCTGACCAGCAGCCCTGGAACCCTCCCCAGTCTGCTGCAGCCTCCTGGCCCTCTTCTCTCTGGCCAGTTGGGGCTGCAGCTCCTCCCTGTGGGGGGAGCTCCTCCACCCCTCTCAGAGGCTTCTAGCCCCCTAGCCTGCCTGCTACAGAGTCTCCAG ATCCCTCCAGAGCAGCCAGAAGCCCCCTGTCTGCCCCCTGAGAGCCCCACCTCAGCCCTTGAACCGGAGCCTGCCCGGCCTCCCCTCAGTGCCTTAGCCCCACCCCACAGTTCTCCCGACCCCCCAGTCCCTGAGCTGCTCACTGGGAGGGGGTCAGGGAAACGGGgccggaggggaggagggggacttAGGGGCATTAATGGTGAGGCCAGGCCAGGCCGGGGCCGAAAGCCTGGCAGCCGGCGGGAGCCTGGCCGACTGGCCCTCAAGTGGGGGGCACGTGGTGGCTTCAATGGACAAATGGAACGGTCCCCAAGAAGGACCCACCACTGGCAGCATAATGGGGAGCTGGCTGAAGGGGGTGCTGAGCCCAAGGATCCATCCCCTTCTGGGCCCCATTCTGAGGACCTTAAG GTGCCCCCAGGGGTAGTCAGAAAGTCTCGTCGTGGCCGGAGGAGAAAATACAA CCCCACCCGGAACAGCAACAGCTCCCGCCAAGACATTACCTTGGACCCCAGCCCCACAACCCGC GCGGCTGTCCCTCTGCCTCCCCGGGCCCGCCCTGGCCGTCCTGCCAAAAACAAGAGGAGGAAACTGGCCCCATAG
- the DDIT3 gene encoding DNA damage-inducible transcript 3 protein: protein MAAESLPFSFGTLSSWELEAWYEDLQEVLSSDENGGSCVSPPGNEEEGPKTFTTLDPASLAWLTEEPGRAAVTCTSQSPSSPDSSQSSPAQEEEEEDQERPRKRKHSGQSPARAGKQHMKEKGQENERKVAQLAEENERLKQEIERLTREVEATRRALIDRMVNLHQA, encoded by the exons ATGGCAGCTGAGTCACTGCCTTTCTCCTTCGGGACACTGTCCAGCTGGGAGCTGGAGGCCTGGTATGAGGACTTGCAGGAGGTGCTGTCCTCAGATGAAAATGGGGGTAGCTGTGTCTCACCCCCTGGAAACGAGGAG GAAGGACCAAAAACCTTCACCACTCTTGACCCCGCCTCCCTGGCTTGGCTGACCGAGGAGCCAGGACGAGCAGCGGTCACGTGCACCTCCCAGAGCCCCAGCTCTCCGGATTCCAGTCAGAGCTCCCCGGctcaggaggaagaagaggaagaccaAGAAAGACCCAGGAAACGGAAACACAGTGGCCAGTCCCCGGCACGGGCTGGAAAGCAGCACATGAAGGAGAAAGgacaagagaatgaaagaaaagtggCACAGCTAGCTGAAGAGAACGAACGGCTCAAGCAGGAAATTGAGCGCCTGACCAGGGAAGTGGAGGCGACTCGCCGAGCTCTGATTGACCGGATGGTTAATCTGCACCAAGCGTGA
- the LOC132373333 gene encoding uncharacterized LOC128125814 homolog codes for MLKMSGWQRQSQNQSRNLRRECSRRKCIFIHHHT; via the exons ATGTTGAAGATGAGCGGGTGGCAGCGACAGAGCCAAAATCAGAGCCGGAACCTGAGGAGAGAG tgttccagaaggaAGTGTATCTTCATACATCACCACACCTGA
- the MBD6 gene encoding methyl-CpG-binding domain protein 6 isoform X1 has translation MNGGNESSGADRAGGPVATSVPIGWQRCVREGAVLYISPSGTELSSLEQTRSYLLSDGTCKCGLECPLNVPKVFNFDPLAPVTPGGAGVGPASEEDMTKLCNHRRKAVAMATLYRSMETTCSHSSPGEGTSPQMFHTVSPGPPSARPPCRVPPTTPLNGAPGSLPPEPPSVPQAFPPLAGPGGLFPQPRLPDPVPSGGSSSPCFLPRGNAPSPAPPPPPAISLNAPSYSWGAALRSSLVPPDLGSPPAPHASSSPPSDPPLFHCSDALTPPPLPPSNNLPGPPGPPGPATQPPVSSATMHLPLVLGPLGGAPTVEGPGAPPFLASSLLSAAAKAQHPPLPPPSTLQGQRPRAQAPSASHSSSSPRPSRPSQRRPRRPPTVLRLLEGGGPQTPRRSRPRAPAPAPQPFPLPEPSQPILPSVLSLLGLPTPGPPNSDGSFNLLGSDAHLPPPPTLSSGSPPQPRHPIPPSLPGTTSGSLSSVPGAPAPPAASKAPLVPSPVLQSPSEALGMGSGPACPLPPLAGGEAFPFPSPEQGLALSGAGFPGMLGTLPLPLSLGQPPPSPLLSHSLFGVLAGGGGQPPPEPMLPPPGGPGPPLAPGEPEGPSLLVASLLPPPPSDLLPPPSAPPSNLLASFLPLLALGPTAGDGEGSAEGAGGPSGETFSGLGDLPPLLFPPLSAPPTLIALNSALLAASLDPPSGAPPQVRMRPCVLSAPQPGPPTSSVTTATTDPGASSLGKAPSNSGRPPQLLSPLLSASLLGDLSSLTSSPGTLPSLLQPPGPLLSGQLGLQLLPVGGAPPPLSEASSPLACLLQSLQIPPEQPEAPCLPPESPTSALEPEPARPPLSALAPPHSSPDPPVPELLTGRGSGKRGRRGGGGLRGINGEARPGRGRKPGSRREPGRLALKWGARGGFNGQMERSPRRTHHWQHNGELAEGGAEPKDPSPSGPHSEDLKVPPGVVRKSRRGRRRKYNPTRNSNSSRQDITLDPSPTTRAAVPLPPRARPGRPAKNKRRKLAP, from the exons ATGAATGGGGGCAATGAGAGCAGTGGAGCAGACAGAGCTGGGGGCCCTGTGGCCACATCTGTCCCCATCGGCTGGCAGCGCTGTGTTCGAGAGGGTGCTGTGCTCTATATCAG CCCAAGTGGCACAGAGCTGTCTTCCTTGGAGCAAACCCGGAGCTACCTCCTCAGCGATGGGACCTGCAAGTGCGGTCTGGAGTGTCCACTCAATGTCCCCAAG GTTTTCAACTTTGACCCTTTGGCCCCGGTGACcccgggtggggctggggtggggccagCATCAGAGGAGGACATGACCAAGCTGTGCAACCACCGGCGGAAAGCCGTTGCCATGGCAACTCTGTACCGCAGCATGGAGACCACCTGCTCACACTCTTCTCCTG GAGAGGGAACGAGCCCCCAAATGTTCCACACTGTGTCCCCAGGGCCTCCCTCTGCCCGCCCTCCCTGTCGAGTTCCTCCTACAACTCCGCTTAATGGGGCTCCTGGCTCCCTTCCCCCAGAACCACCTTCAGTTCCACAGGCTTTCCCCCCTCTAGCAGGCCCTGGGGGGCTCTTCCCACAGCCAAGGCTTCCTGACCCAGTCCCCTCtggaggcagcagcagccctTGTTTCCTGCCAAGGGGCAATGCTCCCTCTCCagctccacctcctccacctgctATCAGCCTCAATGCCCCCTCATATAGCTGGGGAGCTGCTCTCCGATCCAGCCTGGTGCCCCCTGACTTGGGCTCTCCTCCAGCCCCCCATGCCTCCTCCTCACCACCTTCTGACCCTCCTCTCTTCCACTGTAGTGATGCCTtaacaccccctcccctgcccccaagcaATAATCTCCCTGGTCCCCCTGGCCCCCCTGGTCCTGCCACTCAGCCACCAGTGTCTTCAGCCACTATGCACCTGCCCCTGGTCCTGGGGCCCCTAGGAGGGGCCCCCACGGTGGAGGGGCCCGGGGCACCCCCCTTCCTTGCTAGCAGCCTACTCTCTGCAGCGGCCAAGGCACAGCACCCCCCGCTCCCCCCTCCCAGCACTTTACAGGGCCAAAGGCCCCGTGCCCAGGCACCCTCAGCTTCCCACTCCTCATCATCGCCCCGTCCCTCCCGTCCCTCTCAGCGTCGTCCCCGCCGCCCCCCAACTGTACTGCGATTGCTAGAAGGGGGAGGCCCTCAAACCCCTAGACGGAGCCGCCCTCgggcccccgctcccgccccacaaccttttcctctccctgaGCCCTCCCAACCGATTCTCCCTTCTGTGCTGTCCCTGCTGGgactccccacccctggccctcCCAACTCTGATGGAAGCTTTAACCTTTTGGGGTCAGACGCacaccttcctcctcccccaaccctctcctCAGGgagccctccccagcccaggcaccCCATCCCGCCCTCCCTGCCTGGGACCACCAGTGGCAGCCTCAGCAGTGTGCCAG GTGCCCCTGCCCCACCAGCTGCCTCCAAAGCCCCCCTAGTCCCTAGCCCTGTGCTTCAAAGCCCATCCGAAGCGCTCGGGATGGGGTCGGGCCCAGCCTGCCCTCTGCCTCCCCTGGCTGGTGGGGAGGCTTTCCCGTTCCCCAGCCCCGAGCAGGGCCTGGCGCTGAGTGGAGCCGGCTTCCCGGGGATGCTAGGGACCTTGCCTCTCCCTCTGAGTCTGGGGCAACCTCCGCCTTCTCCATTGCTCAGCCACAGTTTATTTGGCGtgctggctgggggagggggacaacCTCCCCCTGAGCCCATGCTACCCCCACCAGGGGGGCCTGGCCCTCCCCTAGCCCCAGGCGAGCCCGAAGGGCCTTCGCTTTTGGTGGCTTCCCTGCTTCCACCACCCCCCTCAGACCTTCTTCCACCCCCTTCCGCACCCCCTAGCAACCTCCTtgcctccttcctgcccctgTTGGCCCTGGGCCCCACAGCTGGGGATGGAGAGGGATCTGCAGAGGGAGCCGGGGGTCCAAGTGGGGAGACATTTTCAGGTTTGGGAGACCTGCCCCCCTTGCTGTTCCCCCCCCTTTCAGCCCCCCCCACCCTCATAGCTTTAAATTCTGCGCTGCTGGCTGCCAGCCTGGATCCCCCGTCGGGGGCGCCCCCCCAGGTGAGGATGAGG CCCTGTGTCCTGAGTGCCCCCCAACCTGGACCACCTACCTCCAGTGTCACCACGGCAACTACTGACCCGGGGGCCTCCTCTCTGGGCAAGGCCCCCTCCAACTCAGGGAGACCCCCCCAACTCCTTAGCCCTCTGCTGAGTGCCAGCCTGCTGG GTGACCTGTCTTCGCTGACCAGCAGCCCTGGAACCCTCCCCAGTCTGCTGCAGCCTCCTGGCCCTCTTCTCTCTGGCCAGTTGGGGCTGCAGCTCCTCCCTGTGGGGGGAGCTCCTCCACCCCTCTCAGAGGCTTCTAGCCCCCTAGCCTGCCTGCTACAGAGTCTCCAG ATCCCTCCAGAGCAGCCAGAAGCCCCCTGTCTGCCCCCTGAGAGCCCCACCTCAGCCCTTGAACCGGAGCCTGCCCGGCCTCCCCTCAGTGCCTTAGCCCCACCCCACAGTTCTCCCGACCCCCCAGTCCCTGAGCTGCTCACTGGGAGGGGGTCAGGGAAACGGGgccggaggggaggagggggacttAGGGGCATTAATGGTGAGGCCAGGCCAGGCCGGGGCCGAAAGCCTGGCAGCCGGCGGGAGCCTGGCCGACTGGCCCTCAAGTGGGGGGCACGTGGTGGCTTCAATGGACAAATGGAACGGTCCCCAAGAAGGACCCACCACTGGCAGCATAATGGGGAGCTGGCTGAAGGGGGTGCTGAGCCCAAGGATCCATCCCCTTCTGGGCCCCATTCTGAGGACCTTAAG GTGCCCCCAGGGGTAGTCAGAAAGTCTCGTCGTGGCCGGAGGAGAAAATACAA CCCCACCCGGAACAGCAACAGCTCCCGCCAAGACATTACCTTGGACCCCAGCCCCACAACCCGC GCGGCTGTCCCTCTGCCTCCCCGGGCCCGCCCTGGCCGTCCTGCCAAAAACAAGAGGAGGAAACTGGCCCCATAG